A stretch of the Pseudomonas sp. ACM7 genome encodes the following:
- a CDS encoding YbaN family protein encodes MDNPIGNRSLMLRYVLLAIGWLSVALGVIGIFLPVLPTTPFLLLAAACFARSSPRFYHWLVEHPRLGPWVRDYLSGNGIPLKGKVYAIGLMWASILLSCYLVPLPWARGFMLTSAVLVTVYILKQKTLHKS; translated from the coding sequence ATGGACAACCCCATAGGCAACCGCTCCCTGATGTTGCGTTACGTGCTGCTGGCCATTGGCTGGCTGAGCGTAGCGCTGGGGGTAATCGGGATTTTCCTGCCAGTGTTACCCACCACGCCCTTCCTGCTGCTGGCGGCCGCCTGCTTCGCCCGCAGTTCGCCGCGTTTCTATCATTGGCTGGTTGAACATCCGCGGCTTGGGCCGTGGGTTCGCGATTACCTGAGCGGCAACGGCATCCCGCTCAAAGGCAAGGTCTACGCCATCGGCCTGATGTGGGCGAGCATCCTGCTCTCCTGCTATCTGGTGCCCCTGCCGTGGGCGCGGGGGTTCATGCTGACCAGCGCCGTTCTGGTGACCGTCTACATCCTCAAACAGAAAACCCTGCACAAATCCTGA
- a CDS encoding Ig-like domain-containing protein → MDETLDSLGLKWRGTPGDGTSEDLEKPAEASGTVTFHLPAKVVGANIRREVSVSYAVQRYNLWTPSEELSLNILGFQDPEKDLPTPEVPLALAGVLDLMEFTGDARVLVKSWPFSAARQRVWLSVEGRTSTGVYIIDLLKGHSLSDPQATQGLNETLLRTELLKLVHRSDITVKCKVIFDGSTDEATAIDFPSLQLNIHTRYDYLKPIITSVKNAQNIDIPEGALTYDKRLTIQGTATRGETVDVQINEVSKDQPTVNESGIWTQPVELIAGLHRVIAIAQYDADEKNSEPRTFTIGIATEPKITALNDSKGPVAYNGTAYDTEVTVTVKADPNQRIQLYDGAAAIGAPIPLDGNGNGTTKLSSLSQKVYSIKAKALYGDQLESPAHVFTAKLHLTVTLDSVRHSGGELSNGGRTTDASVSLTGKVTPLYDVQIYDNNGAKHTARGGTTGIWTTSLAIALGGHSIYVKALATGQNSATRSFTRDVPLPPLNFNTNPVTLSGRTYILRDYPELLPAFGAGNSVQHQASGGRPGYIYTSSNPGVAAVNGAGLVTVRGRGATTITARDAAGQSKSYTVTVTGVIHCIGLGNATWGTANASASANGARIPSMGELNEIHAAYGARWPMGNHHYWSTDPSNYWWPWQARKTKYLVWGGEGSGKLTGHYSNVLAIR, encoded by the coding sequence ATGGATGAAACGCTGGACTCACTTGGATTGAAATGGCGGGGAACGCCTGGGGATGGCACTTCGGAAGATCTCGAAAAACCCGCCGAAGCCTCCGGTACGGTCACGTTTCACCTGCCTGCGAAAGTGGTCGGTGCCAACATCCGTCGCGAGGTGTCGGTCAGTTACGCAGTGCAGCGTTATAACCTGTGGACTCCTTCCGAAGAGCTATCACTGAACATACTGGGCTTCCAGGACCCTGAGAAAGACCTGCCAACGCCAGAGGTTCCGCTGGCGTTGGCAGGGGTGCTGGATCTGATGGAGTTTACCGGCGACGCCAGGGTTCTAGTGAAGTCTTGGCCATTCAGCGCGGCCAGGCAACGTGTCTGGCTGAGTGTCGAGGGGCGCACCAGCACCGGCGTTTACATAATCGATTTGCTCAAGGGCCATTCGCTCAGCGACCCGCAAGCAACCCAGGGGTTGAACGAAACACTGCTCAGAACGGAGTTATTGAAACTGGTTCATCGTTCGGACATCACCGTGAAGTGCAAGGTGATCTTCGATGGCAGCACGGATGAAGCCACCGCGATCGACTTCCCGAGCCTGCAACTGAATATCCACACACGCTACGACTATCTGAAACCCATTATCACCTCCGTGAAAAATGCGCAAAATATCGACATTCCCGAAGGCGCGTTGACCTACGACAAACGTCTGACAATACAAGGCACGGCAACACGGGGTGAAACAGTCGACGTCCAGATAAACGAAGTCTCTAAAGACCAGCCTACCGTCAATGAGAGCGGAATATGGACGCAGCCGGTGGAGCTTATCGCGGGCTTGCATCGTGTCATAGCCATTGCCCAGTACGACGCCGATGAGAAGAACAGTGAACCGAGGACGTTCACAATCGGTATCGCCACCGAACCCAAAATTACCGCGCTCAACGACTCCAAAGGCCCTGTCGCTTATAACGGAACGGCCTACGACACCGAAGTCACGGTGACCGTCAAGGCGGATCCCAATCAGCGTATCCAGCTCTATGATGGCGCTGCGGCCATTGGTGCCCCCATCCCCCTTGACGGCAATGGCAATGGAACCACCAAGCTCTCCAGTCTGAGCCAGAAGGTTTACTCCATTAAAGCCAAGGCGCTTTACGGTGATCAGTTGGAGTCTCCAGCACACGTCTTTACGGCCAAGCTCCACCTTACTGTGACGCTAGACTCAGTCAGGCATTCAGGAGGAGAGCTGAGCAACGGAGGCCGAACCACCGATGCATCTGTCAGCCTGACGGGCAAGGTAACGCCTTTGTATGACGTGCAGATCTATGACAACAATGGTGCCAAACATACCGCGCGGGGAGGCACCACCGGCATCTGGACAACCTCGCTGGCAATAGCCCTTGGCGGGCACTCGATATACGTCAAAGCACTGGCCACTGGGCAGAACTCCGCTACACGGAGCTTCACGAGGGACGTTCCGCTGCCGCCGCTGAACTTCAATACCAACCCGGTCACATTGAGTGGCAGGACGTACATCCTGCGGGACTATCCTGAGCTCTTGCCGGCGTTCGGTGCGGGCAACTCGGTGCAGCACCAAGCCTCCGGTGGGCGGCCGGGTTACATCTACACCTCCAGCAACCCGGGTGTCGCTGCAGTCAACGGGGCAGGTCTTGTCACTGTCCGTGGCCGGGGGGCAACCACTATCACCGCCAGAGATGCGGCTGGCCAGTCCAAGAGTTACACCGTGACAGTGACGGGGGTAATCCACTGCATAGGCCTGGGTAATGCAACGTGGGGAACTGCGAATGCATCCGCGTCCGCCAACGGGGCGCGTATTCCGAGCATGGGCGAGCTCAACGAAATACACGCGGCCTACGGCGCGCGTTGGCCTATGGGTAATCACCATTACTGGTCAACCGACCCAAGCAACTATTGGTGGCCGTGGCAAGCCAGGAAAACCAAATATCTGGTCTGGGGAGGTGAAGGCTCCGGGAAGTTAACTGGCCATTATTCGAACGTGCTAGCTATCCGATAG
- a CDS encoding retention module-containing protein, whose protein sequence is MATLIGIVSKVIGQVFAVASDGTRRALVEGDRLFAGDQLVTGAEGAVAVHLQNGQELTLGRGSSMEMTPQLLAHQAPHVDNAEAVTPTQAQLTDVEQLQKAIVAGDDPTQTAEATAAGPGSTGAPGALGGGHTFVMLEEVGGRVDPTIGFPTAGFNGIPEFPLERLAGNPDNGDNGDNGAGGAGGAGGAGGAGGAGGSSGAGGAGGSEGSGGSGGSGVVPVTPVVPDVPNNPVTLTGLSVAGGELTLNEANLADGSAPNPGALTKTGTFSVSAPDGLTSLSIGGINVISGGVAAGFPQSITTPLGNTLTVTGYNPATGVVSYSYTLIDNETHPAGDGANSITENFDVVATDTDGSTATGQINVNIVDDLPTAHADTTSVAEGGIVSGNVLWNDVTGADGPAAGGAVVGVRAGSDTSTSAVGGLNTQINGTYGYLTLDANGNAVYHSNPNAVSGPGATDVFTYTVRDADGDQSTTTITIDVINSCIRAVSDSDVTVYEKALDLNKDGQDLAPGRWPGSGARHRYR, encoded by the coding sequence ATGGCTACGCTCATCGGTATTGTCAGTAAGGTCATTGGTCAGGTGTTCGCGGTTGCGAGCGATGGCACCCGACGCGCGCTGGTCGAGGGGGACCGGTTATTCGCCGGCGATCAACTGGTCACCGGGGCCGAAGGCGCGGTGGCGGTTCATCTGCAGAATGGCCAGGAACTGACACTTGGGCGTGGCAGCAGTATGGAGATGACGCCCCAGTTACTTGCGCATCAGGCACCCCATGTAGACAACGCTGAAGCGGTGACGCCGACTCAGGCGCAACTGACCGATGTCGAGCAACTGCAAAAAGCGATCGTTGCCGGCGACGACCCGACCCAGACCGCTGAAGCCACGGCGGCCGGACCGGGTTCGACCGGTGCACCTGGTGCACTGGGTGGCGGCCACACGTTCGTCATGCTTGAAGAGGTGGGCGGGCGGGTCGATCCGACCATTGGTTTTCCTACCGCAGGTTTCAACGGCATTCCCGAGTTTCCCCTGGAGCGGCTGGCCGGAAACCCGGACAACGGCGACAACGGCGACAATGGTGCAGGTGGTGCAGGTGGTGCAGGTGGTGCAGGTGGTGCAGGTGGTGCAGGTGGTTCAAGTGGTGCAGGTGGTGCAGGTGGTTCAGAAGGATCAGGAGGATCAGGAGGTTCAGGCGTTGTTCCTGTAACACCGGTTGTTCCTGATGTGCCGAACAATCCGGTGACCCTTACCGGCCTGTCGGTGGCAGGGGGCGAACTGACCCTCAATGAAGCCAACCTGGCCGACGGTTCGGCCCCCAACCCTGGGGCACTGACCAAGACCGGCACGTTCAGCGTGTCTGCTCCTGACGGGCTGACCAGCCTGAGCATCGGAGGGATCAACGTGATCAGCGGTGGTGTTGCCGCAGGCTTCCCGCAATCGATCACCACCCCGTTGGGCAACACCCTGACCGTCACCGGCTACAACCCGGCCACGGGGGTTGTGAGTTACAGCTACACCCTCATCGACAATGAAACTCATCCGGCCGGTGACGGCGCCAACAGCATCACCGAGAATTTCGACGTCGTCGCCACCGATACGGACGGCAGTACGGCGACCGGGCAAATCAACGTCAACATCGTCGATGACCTGCCGACCGCTCATGCCGACACGACGTCGGTCGCCGAAGGCGGCATCGTCAGCGGCAACGTGCTGTGGAACGATGTCACCGGTGCCGATGGCCCCGCCGCAGGGGGCGCGGTGGTCGGCGTGCGTGCCGGTTCAGACACCTCGACCTCAGCCGTTGGCGGCCTGAATACTCAGATCAATGGCACCTACGGTTACCTGACGCTGGACGCCAACGGCAACGCCGTGTACCACAGCAACCCGAACGCCGTGAGCGGTCCCGGGGCGACCGACGTGTTCACCTATACCGTGCGCGATGCCGACGGTGACCAAAGCACCACCACCATCACCATCGACGTGATCAACAGCTGCATCCGAGCGGTCAGTGACAGCGACGTGACCGTCTACGAAAAAGCCCTCGACCTGAACAAGGATGGCCAGGATCTGGCGCCCGGCAGATGGCCAGGATCTGGCGCCCGGCACCGTTACCG
- the lapG gene encoding cysteine protease LapG: MSRSPRSPRSPGWSTLRLRLGGWLLLITFLLAGLGSVWANWSFTQILHTAEDRYGTLGPGRGRIEAWSQMLQSEVNAPEREQLNAVNRFFNQQLSFLDDTRIWHQTDYWATPVESLIKGSADCEDYALAKYFSLRYLGIPSEKLRITYVKALTQNQAHMVLTFYNSPTADPLVLDNLIGEVRPASQRKDLLPVYAFNAEGLYLPGANGGKRSSDSKKLSRWQDVLKKMQAEGFAVGDG; this comes from the coding sequence ATGTCCCGCAGTCCGCGTAGTCCGCGTAGTCCCGGATGGTCAACGCTCCGACTTCGGCTCGGCGGATGGCTGTTGCTGATCACTTTTCTGTTGGCCGGGCTGGGCAGTGTCTGGGCCAACTGGAGTTTTACGCAGATTCTGCATACCGCCGAAGATCGCTACGGCACCCTCGGCCCGGGACGGGGAAGGATCGAGGCCTGGAGTCAGATGCTGCAAAGCGAAGTCAACGCGCCCGAGCGCGAGCAACTGAACGCGGTCAATCGCTTCTTCAATCAGCAACTGAGCTTTCTGGACGATACCCGCATCTGGCATCAGACCGATTACTGGGCCACGCCCGTCGAATCCCTGATCAAGGGTTCCGCTGATTGCGAGGACTACGCACTGGCGAAATATTTCAGTCTGCGCTACCTGGGAATTCCCAGCGAAAAACTACGCATCACCTACGTCAAAGCCCTGACCCAGAACCAGGCGCACATGGTGCTGACTTTCTACAACAGCCCCACGGCCGATCCGCTGGTGCTGGACAACTTGATCGGCGAGGTCCGCCCCGCCTCCCAACGCAAAGACTTGTTGCCGGTGTACGCCTTCAACGCAGAAGGCCTGTACTTGCCGGGAGCCAATGGCGGCAAACGCAGCAGCGACTCGAAAAAACTGTCGCGCTGGCAGGACGTACTAAAAAAGATGCAGGCCGAAGGGTTCGCCGTGGGCGACGGCTAG
- a CDS encoding TolC family outer membrane protein, with amino-acid sequence MRVLTPLCSAILLAMACTSQAQAMSLTEAIQSTIATHPELASRVDSRLSADEQVKVAKGGFYPSVDLNAAYGRGYSDNTSTRALGNHHTEILTYTQSELRLRQMLFDGFNTANEVQRTKGVVNSRAYYAQGTAQDLALRTIEVYLEVLKRRELVTLATNNLQAHMRVNDQIGLRTQRGIGSNADSDQSVARRALAQNNLDTAEVDLADAESNFYAVVGRLPDELEAPPSTRGELPATLQEAQQSMVENNPYLKSAQADVQSAESQYEVAKSPFYPRFDAEAAVGANNNVQGDEGHDNEWRVGVVMNYNLFRGGSDKARLASDAHQINQAMDIRNNALRQLNENIHLAWNAMVNAKKQTPTAREYADTSRRVRVAYQDQFGLGQRTLLDLLDSENELYNANRRFTEVRYTEEFSMYRVLANMGQLLSKQRVVLPADAIASTEVKNEARLPELR; translated from the coding sequence ATGCGCGTATTAACCCCCCTCTGCAGCGCAATTCTTCTGGCCATGGCCTGCACTTCTCAGGCTCAAGCCATGTCATTGACGGAGGCAATCCAGAGCACCATCGCGACCCACCCGGAGTTGGCGTCGCGTGTAGACAGCCGCCTCTCGGCCGATGAGCAAGTGAAAGTCGCCAAGGGAGGATTTTATCCATCGGTTGATCTGAATGCCGCCTACGGGCGCGGGTACAGCGATAACACCAGCACCCGGGCATTAGGCAATCACCACACCGAAATCCTGACCTACACCCAATCGGAATTGCGCCTGCGGCAGATGCTCTTCGATGGCTTCAATACCGCCAACGAAGTCCAGCGCACCAAAGGCGTGGTCAATTCCCGGGCCTATTACGCTCAGGGCACCGCTCAGGATCTGGCCCTGCGCACCATCGAGGTCTACCTCGAAGTGCTCAAGCGCCGCGAACTGGTGACCTTGGCCACGAACAATCTGCAAGCTCACATGCGGGTCAACGATCAGATCGGTCTGCGTACCCAGCGTGGTATCGGCAGCAACGCCGACTCCGACCAGTCAGTCGCTCGCCGGGCACTGGCGCAAAACAATCTCGATACCGCTGAAGTCGATCTGGCGGATGCCGAGTCGAACTTCTACGCCGTCGTGGGGCGTCTGCCCGATGAACTCGAAGCCCCGCCCTCGACTCGCGGCGAACTTCCCGCCACCCTGCAGGAAGCCCAGCAAAGCATGGTGGAAAACAACCCGTACCTGAAATCCGCTCAGGCCGATGTGCAATCGGCCGAGAGCCAGTACGAAGTTGCCAAATCGCCGTTCTACCCTCGCTTCGACGCCGAAGCCGCCGTGGGTGCGAACAACAACGTGCAGGGCGATGAAGGCCACGACAACGAATGGCGAGTCGGCGTGGTGATGAACTACAACCTGTTCCGCGGTGGCAGTGACAAGGCTCGCCTGGCCTCCGATGCGCACCAGATCAACCAGGCAATGGACATCCGCAACAATGCCCTGCGCCAACTCAACGAGAACATTCACCTGGCCTGGAACGCCATGGTCAACGCCAAGAAACAAACCCCGACTGCCCGCGAATACGCGGATACCAGCCGACGCGTGCGCGTGGCGTATCAGGACCAGTTCGGCCTCGGTCAACGCACCCTGCTCGACCTGCTGGACAGTGAAAACGAGCTCTACAACGCCAACCGCCGCTTCACCGAAGTGCGCTACACCGAGGAGTTCTCGATGTACCGCGTGTTGGCGAACATGGGTCAGTTGCTGAGCAAACAACGGGTGGTGTTGCCCGCCGATGCGATCGCCTCCACGGAAGTAAAAAACGAAGCCCGTTTGCCTGAACTGAGGTAA
- the lapD gene encoding cyclic di-GMP receptor LapD codes for MSLRKQLFLAICLFLLVAFSGSFFVSLESSRDQMLGQLRSHAQDAATALGLSLTAQIDDPAMIELMVSSIFDSGYFNSIRIINIEDAQVLVERSAPGQIEGVPAWFVSLVNLHPAGGEALIMRGWVQAARVEVLSNPQFALAKLWDSTLGSLIWLLVCGLLSAVFGGWLLRRQFRPLDTMVKQAEAISKREFLSLPKLPRTPELKRVVLAMNQMVEKLKTLFAEEVARSEKLRVESYQDNLTGLANRRLLDEELADELLVSEQSSDGHLLMLRINDLVGLNQRLGGQRTDALISAVGELLKRLTQPPERRTWLAARNRGGEFSLLTPGLDSTDAARLACEISATLENLRLTGASDAMPVAHLGIAPYHPGEPASDVLLRLDQALIEARQHPERPWVHLADSITEPNPSPNDWQTWIDDALTHGKMQLYFQPVVQCADTSQVLHHKVLARLIDPQGEAIAAGHFLPWIERLGWSARFDLAMLEATLDYLIVNRWPLALSLSGSTLRDPAQLQHILDMLESLPELAPLLILEIDERQLPPQEELQRLSHSLLNTGYRIGLQHFGGSFGQIGNLTQLGLAYLKIDGAYIRHIDEQSDKRLFIEAIFRATNSIDLPLIAEMVETKGELEVIRELGLFGVMGRLIGPPEPM; via the coding sequence ATGTCACTGCGTAAACAGTTGTTTCTCGCCATCTGCCTGTTCTTGCTGGTGGCGTTCAGCGGCAGTTTTTTTGTCAGTCTGGAAAGCTCTCGCGACCAGATGCTCGGCCAGTTGCGCTCCCACGCCCAGGACGCCGCCACCGCGTTGGGTTTGTCGTTGACGGCGCAAATCGATGACCCGGCCATGATCGAACTAATGGTCAGCTCGATTTTCGACAGCGGTTATTTCAACAGCATTCGAATCATCAACATCGAGGATGCGCAGGTGCTGGTGGAGCGCAGTGCGCCGGGGCAAATCGAGGGCGTTCCCGCCTGGTTTGTGAGCCTGGTCAACCTGCACCCAGCCGGTGGCGAAGCGCTGATCATGCGCGGCTGGGTCCAGGCGGCACGGGTCGAAGTGTTGAGCAATCCGCAGTTCGCCCTGGCCAAACTATGGGACAGCACCCTCGGCAGCCTGATCTGGTTACTGGTGTGTGGTCTGCTCAGTGCCGTGTTTGGTGGCTGGTTGCTGCGCCGGCAATTTCGTCCACTCGACACCATGGTCAAACAAGCCGAAGCCATCAGCAAACGCGAGTTCCTCAGCCTGCCGAAACTGCCGCGCACACCGGAGTTGAAACGCGTGGTATTGGCCATGAACCAGATGGTCGAGAAGCTCAAAACGCTGTTCGCCGAAGAGGTCGCACGCAGTGAAAAACTGCGGGTCGAGTCCTATCAGGACAACCTTACAGGCCTGGCCAATCGACGCTTGCTGGATGAAGAGTTGGCCGACGAGTTGCTGGTCTCCGAGCAGAGCAGCGACGGCCATTTGCTGATGCTGCGGATCAACGATCTGGTCGGTCTCAACCAACGCTTGGGTGGCCAGCGCACCGATGCGCTGATCAGCGCCGTCGGTGAATTACTCAAGCGCTTGACCCAGCCACCGGAACGTCGCACCTGGCTAGCCGCGCGCAATCGTGGCGGTGAATTCAGCCTGCTGACGCCAGGGCTGGACAGCACCGACGCCGCACGCCTGGCCTGCGAAATCAGCGCCACCCTGGAAAACCTGCGCCTGACCGGCGCCAGCGACGCCATGCCGGTGGCGCATTTGGGGATCGCCCCTTACCACCCCGGTGAGCCGGCCAGTGACGTGCTGCTGCGACTGGATCAGGCGTTGATCGAAGCCCGGCAACATCCCGAGCGCCCGTGGGTTCACTTGGCCGATTCCATCACCGAGCCGAACCCGTCCCCAAACGACTGGCAAACCTGGATCGACGACGCCCTGACCCACGGCAAGATGCAACTGTATTTCCAGCCGGTGGTGCAATGCGCCGACACCAGCCAGGTGCTGCATCACAAAGTCCTCGCGCGCCTGATCGACCCTCAGGGCGAGGCGATAGCCGCCGGGCATTTCCTGCCGTGGATCGAGCGTCTCGGCTGGTCGGCGCGGTTCGACCTGGCGATGCTCGAAGCGACCCTCGACTACCTCATCGTCAATCGTTGGCCCCTGGCGTTAAGCCTGTCCGGCAGCACCCTGCGCGATCCAGCGCAACTGCAACACATCCTCGACATGCTCGAATCGCTGCCTGAACTCGCGCCCCTGCTGATTCTGGAAATCGACGAACGCCAACTGCCACCTCAGGAAGAACTGCAACGCCTGAGCCACAGCCTGCTCAACACTGGTTACCGCATCGGTCTGCAGCATTTTGGCGGCAGCTTCGGCCAGATCGGCAACCTGACTCAACTGGGGCTGGCTTACTTGAAAATCGATGGTGCTTACATCCGTCACATTGATGAGCAGAGTGATAAACGGCTATTTATCGAAGCGATATTTCGGGCAACCAACAGTATTGATTTGCCGTTGATTGCGGAGATGGTGGAAACCAAAGGAGAGCTGGAGGTGATCCGGGAGTTGGGATTGTTTGGAGTGATGGGGCGGTTGATTGGGCCGCCGGAGCCGATGTGA
- the recQ gene encoding DNA helicase RecQ, with amino-acid sequence MLEQAQRVLKDIFGYDSFRGRQGAIIERVASGGDALVLMPTGGGKSLCFQVPALLREGLAVVVSPLIALMDDQVATLEELGVAAAALNSTLSAEQQRDLAARIKRGEVKMLYLAPERLVQPRMLAFLQSLEIALFAIDEAHCVSQWGHDFRREYLQLGQLAELFPNVPRIALTATADKRTREEIVDRLHLQDAERFLSSFDRPNIFYRIVPKEQPRKQLLAFLAERRSDAGIVYCLSRKKVDEVAVFLSEQGFPALPYHAGLPNDTRAHHQKRFLNEEGLIMVATVAFGMGIDKPNVRFVAHLDLPKSLEAYYQETGRGGRDGLPADAWMAYGLQDVVMLKQMLQNSEGDERHKRLEQHKLDAMLSLCEETRCRRQTLLAYFDEDMPEPCGHCDNCVDGVQTWDATEPARQALSAIYRTGQRYGVGHLVDVLLGKDNEKVRSFGHQHLSVYGVGKAMGESEWRSLFRQLVARGLADIDLEGYGGLRLSDTCRPLLKGEVTLELRRDLKPQTTAKSSKSQASQLVRGEEREQWEALRALRRKLAEEHGVPPYVIFPDSTLLEMLRSQPTSLSEMATVSGVGARKLERYGEAFLEVLGGQVEAPKVVADLRHELITLARAGMTPLQIAGQLQCSEKNVYTLLAEAIGKQQLSLEQALDLPEELMGEIQDAFLDGEGELPPVSEIAALFAGRVPEGVLYCVRAALQSEFEI; translated from the coding sequence ATGCTCGAACAGGCTCAACGCGTCCTCAAGGACATCTTCGGCTACGACAGTTTCCGTGGCCGTCAGGGTGCAATCATTGAGCGCGTGGCCAGTGGCGGCGACGCCCTGGTGCTGATGCCTACCGGTGGCGGCAAGTCCTTGTGCTTCCAGGTGCCGGCGCTGTTGCGCGAAGGCCTGGCGGTGGTGGTGTCGCCGCTGATCGCACTGATGGATGACCAGGTCGCCACCCTCGAAGAGCTGGGCGTCGCGGCGGCGGCATTGAATTCCACGCTAAGCGCCGAGCAGCAGCGCGATCTGGCGGCACGGATCAAGCGCGGTGAAGTGAAAATGCTTTATCTCGCGCCCGAGCGTCTGGTTCAGCCACGGATGCTGGCTTTCCTGCAAAGTCTTGAAATTGCCCTGTTCGCCATCGATGAAGCCCACTGCGTGTCCCAATGGGGCCACGACTTCCGCCGCGAATACCTGCAATTGGGCCAGTTGGCGGAACTGTTCCCCAACGTCCCGCGTATCGCCCTGACCGCCACCGCCGACAAGCGTACCCGGGAAGAAATCGTCGACCGCCTTCATCTTCAGGATGCCGAGCGCTTTCTGTCGAGTTTCGACCGTCCCAACATTTTCTATCGCATCGTGCCCAAAGAGCAGCCGCGCAAGCAGTTGCTGGCGTTCCTCGCCGAACGGCGCAGCGATGCCGGCATTGTCTATTGCCTGTCGCGCAAGAAAGTCGACGAAGTGGCGGTGTTCCTCAGCGAGCAAGGCTTCCCGGCACTGCCGTACCACGCCGGCCTGCCCAACGATACCCGGGCTCACCACCAGAAGCGCTTCCTTAATGAGGAAGGCCTGATCATGGTCGCCACCGTGGCGTTCGGCATGGGCATCGACAAGCCCAACGTGCGCTTTGTCGCTCACCTCGATTTGCCAAAATCCCTTGAGGCTTACTACCAGGAAACCGGTCGCGGCGGCCGTGACGGTCTGCCGGCAGACGCCTGGATGGCTTACGGCCTGCAAGACGTGGTGATGCTCAAGCAGATGTTGCAGAACTCCGAGGGCGACGAGCGCCACAAACGTCTGGAGCAGCACAAGCTCGACGCCATGCTCTCGCTCTGCGAAGAAACCCGCTGCCGTCGCCAGACGCTGCTGGCCTATTTCGACGAAGACATGCCTGAGCCGTGCGGCCATTGCGACAACTGCGTCGATGGCGTGCAGACCTGGGACGCCACCGAGCCGGCCCGTCAGGCGCTTTCGGCGATCTACCGCACCGGCCAGCGCTACGGTGTCGGGCATTTGGTCGATGTATTGCTGGGCAAGGACAACGAAAAGGTTCGCAGCTTCGGCCATCAACATCTGTCGGTGTATGGCGTTGGCAAAGCAATGGGCGAGAGCGAATGGCGCTCCTTGTTCCGTCAGCTGGTTGCCCGCGGTCTGGCGGACATCGACCTGGAAGGCTACGGCGGCCTGCGTCTGAGTGACACCTGTCGTCCGCTGCTCAAGGGCGAAGTGACCCTGGAGCTGCGTCGCGACCTCAAGCCGCAAACCACGGCCAAAAGCAGCAAGAGCCAGGCGAGCCAGCTGGTTCGCGGCGAAGAGCGCGAACAGTGGGAAGCCTTGCGTGCCCTGCGTCGCAAGCTCGCCGAAGAGCATGGTGTGCCGCCGTACGTCATCTTCCCCGATTCAACGCTGCTGGAAATGCTCCGCAGCCAGCCGACCTCGCTGTCGGAAATGGCCACGGTCAGCGGCGTTGGCGCGCGCAAGCTGGAGCGTTACGGCGAGGCCTTCCTCGAAGTCCTCGGCGGGCAAGTCGAGGCGCCGAAAGTGGTGGCCGACCTGCGCCACGAACTGATCACCCTGGCCCGCGCCGGCATGACACCGTTGCAGATCGCCGGTCAGCTGCAATGCTCGGAAAAGAACGTCTACACCCTGCTCGCCGAAGCGATTGGCAAGCAGCAGTTGTCGCTGGAGCAAGCGCTGGATCTGCCCGAAGAGTTGATGGGCGAAATCCAGGACGCGTTCCTCGACGGCGAGGGCGAATTGCCGCCCGTGTCGGAGATTGCCGCACTGTTCGCCGGGAGAGTGCCGGAAGGGGTTTTGTACTGTGTTCGGGCGGCGCTGCAATCCGAATTCGAGATTTAG
- a CDS encoding YecA family protein, with protein MSFAEQLTRLQVFLDADELHDEALDYVAAHGYLTALSICSETVPDREWIDALFAEEPHYADDTEREAIESTLLALKAHIARQLASDEEFELPCDLDLGEEPDDSDLRGWCIGFMEGVFLREAAWFETAEDEVSEMLLPIMVGSGLFDEQPEFEDIAKDANLMDDMIVQIPEALTALYLLCQAPDEKPAILKPRHH; from the coding sequence ATGTCCTTCGCTGAGCAACTAACCCGCCTGCAAGTCTTCCTCGACGCCGACGAACTGCATGACGAGGCGCTGGACTACGTGGCCGCCCACGGCTACCTCACTGCGCTGTCGATCTGTTCCGAAACCGTTCCCGACCGTGAATGGATCGACGCCCTCTTCGCCGAAGAGCCGCATTACGCCGACGACACCGAGCGTGAAGCGATCGAATCCACCCTGTTGGCCCTCAAGGCTCACATCGCTCGCCAACTGGCATCCGATGAAGAGTTCGAGTTGCCCTGCGACCTGGACCTGGGCGAAGAGCCGGATGACTCCGACCTGCGCGGCTGGTGTATCGGTTTCATGGAAGGCGTGTTCCTGCGCGAAGCGGCCTGGTTCGAAACCGCCGAAGACGAAGTCAGCGAAATGCTGCTGCCGATCATGGTCGGTTCGGGTCTGTTCGACGAACAGCCTGAGTTCGAAGACATCGCCAAAGACGCCAACCTGATGGACGACATGATCGTGCAGATCCCGGAAGCCCTGACCGCGCTGTACCTGCTATGCCAGGCGCCAGACGAAAAACCGGCGATCCTCAAGCCTCGTCACCACTAA